The following coding sequences lie in one Ostrea edulis chromosome 8, xbOstEdul1.1, whole genome shotgun sequence genomic window:
- the LOC130049269 gene encoding uncharacterized protein LOC130049269 — MADRDNKEDNMSIAFSTGLCIAEINFDIENTEKVSDSSDYLEPIELDSGTHTLQDEKTDIETYETLQNVTDTMVNIPNIETANEYSIQGEDAGFNICLADLNNFQDILSEVEYMEESILDIGYSSSKEYERLRTSTEIVMNAPEEKHREETTVMSADTGLNVCFAELQNFEQLLLESETVEETASDKSHESHYDTIKIDVDVNHSDDSDTISE, encoded by the coding sequence ATGGCGGACAGAGACAACAAGGAAGATAACATGTCAATCGCGTTCTCTACCGGACTATGCATTGCAGAGATAAATTTTGACATTGAAAACACAGAAAAGGTATCTGATTCATCAGACTACCTAGAGCCAATTGAATTAGATTCTGGAACACACACACTGCAAGACGAGAAAACCGACATTGAAACATACGAAACATTGCAAAATGTCACCGACACCATGGTTAACATTCCCAACATTGAGACCGCCAATGAATATTCCATTCAAGGTGAAGATGCtggtttcaatatttgtttGGCAGATCTGAACAACTTCCAAGATATTTTGTCAGAAGTTGAATATATGGAAGAATCTATATTAGACATCGGGTATTCCTCAAGCAAAGAATACGAACGATTGAGGACGTCTACAGAGATCGTCATGAATGCACCGGAGGAAAAGCACAGGGAAGAAACAACAGTCATGTCTGCTGATACAGGACTCAATGTTTGTTTTGCAGAACTGCAAAATTTTGAACAACTGCTCTTAGAATCTGAGACAGTGGAAGAGACAGCATCGGACAAATCACATGAAAGTCATTATGACACAATTAAGATCGACGTCGACGTCAACCATAGCGATGATTCTGACACCATTTCTGAGTGA